A part of Terriglobus roseus genomic DNA contains:
- a CDS encoding GlxA family transcriptional regulator: MPRGVAAKRRGKSDILRAHAMHEIAIVLYSGARPAVVHGLTDLFEVANRISAEQGEASARAEVMVSHWGTTASSGLIRSYESHPRKHGSPDCIIFPPTLEVQQNAESTQRLLAWAKAEHASGATLCSVCGGTFLLAQLGLLNGRPATTHWSYANLLAITFPEICVQSDDLIIDLGDVMTAGGMMAWLDLGLKLVERYLGPLVMIKTAQFFLVDPAARQQRYYANFSPRLQHGDDAILRVQVSIESSISEAVTVGEMASTARLGERTFLRRFQKATGLTPTEYAQSIRVQKARELLEMTALSVKEVARNVSYEDVGAFRKIFQKSVGLQPSEYRKRFRTPAAVSSIQMPVRSYPVNT, encoded by the coding sequence ATGCCTAGAGGCGTAGCTGCCAAACGACGTGGCAAATCAGACATTCTGCGTGCGCATGCGATGCATGAGATTGCGATCGTTCTCTACTCAGGGGCCAGGCCCGCTGTAGTTCATGGATTGACAGACTTGTTTGAAGTTGCCAACCGGATCAGCGCAGAACAGGGTGAGGCATCCGCGCGAGCGGAGGTAATGGTTAGTCACTGGGGGACTACTGCATCGTCAGGCTTGATTCGGAGTTATGAGTCGCATCCGCGCAAGCATGGCAGCCCGGATTGCATTATTTTTCCGCCTACGCTGGAGGTTCAACAGAATGCCGAATCCACACAAAGATTGCTTGCGTGGGCGAAGGCAGAGCATGCTTCAGGTGCGACTCTTTGCTCTGTGTGCGGCGGCACTTTCTTGCTGGCGCAGTTAGGACTGTTGAATGGTCGACCTGCGACAACGCATTGGAGTTACGCGAACCTGTTGGCGATTACGTTCCCAGAGATATGTGTTCAGTCCGATGACTTGATCATTGACCTGGGAGATGTGATGACAGCGGGAGGAATGATGGCGTGGCTCGATCTGGGATTGAAGTTGGTGGAGCGATACCTGGGGCCTTTGGTGATGATCAAGACGGCTCAGTTTTTCCTTGTTGATCCGGCTGCGCGACAACAGAGGTATTACGCAAATTTCTCTCCACGATTGCAGCATGGCGATGATGCCATTCTGCGAGTGCAGGTCTCGATTGAAAGCTCAATCTCAGAGGCAGTTACCGTTGGCGAGATGGCATCGACTGCACGACTTGGCGAGAGAACATTTTTACGTCGATTTCAAAAAGCCACTGGCCTGACGCCGACGGAGTATGCGCAGTCAATCCGAGTACAGAAAGCGCGTGAATTATTGGAGATGACCGCACTCTCCGTTAAAGAAGTTGCGCGGAATGTTAGTTATGAAGATGTTGGCGCGTTTCGCAAGATATTTCAGAAGAGTGTGGGACTTCAACCTTCGGAATATCGAAAGCGTTTCAGAACGCCTGCTGCAGTGAGCAGTATTCAAATGCCGGTCCGTAGTTATCCCGTAAACACTTAA
- a CDS encoding SPFH domain-containing protein, with translation MEGSGFPLAGIILLAILGLIALVTLLKTLYTVRTSQAGVVERFGKFHRIVRPGLHVLIPYAERVFFVDLQVQQVQFSVETKTRDNVFVQIPVSVQYQVVDDKVFDAVYRLSRPQKQIESFVFNSILGHVPKLTLDETFEQMSGISIAVKTELDHTMHDFGFNILTALVTDIIPDSKVKEAMNDINAAQRSQVAAMARGEADKILKVKQAEAEAESKALQGRGIAAERQAIIDGLRASIEHFREAVPGATAEDVMALVLLTQYFDTLKDIGIRSGTNTLFLPNNPGAANDFLQQILAGLRAGTHRGSMGESATK, from the coding sequence ATGGAAGGCTCAGGTTTTCCGCTCGCAGGAATCATTCTCCTCGCAATTCTTGGTCTTATCGCCCTCGTCACATTGCTCAAAACTCTGTACACCGTCCGCACCTCGCAGGCCGGTGTTGTCGAACGCTTTGGCAAATTCCATCGCATCGTGCGCCCCGGCTTGCACGTTCTCATTCCGTACGCGGAACGCGTCTTCTTCGTTGATCTCCAGGTTCAACAGGTGCAGTTTTCGGTAGAGACCAAGACGCGCGACAACGTCTTCGTACAAATCCCCGTCAGTGTGCAGTATCAGGTCGTCGACGACAAAGTCTTCGATGCCGTCTATCGGCTCTCGCGTCCGCAGAAACAGATTGAAAGCTTCGTGTTCAACTCCATCCTCGGCCATGTACCCAAGCTCACGCTCGACGAAACGTTTGAGCAGATGAGCGGCATCTCCATCGCCGTAAAGACGGAGCTCGATCACACCATGCACGACTTCGGCTTCAACATCCTCACCGCGCTCGTCACGGACATCATTCCAGACAGCAAGGTGAAAGAAGCCATGAACGACATCAACGCCGCACAGCGCAGCCAGGTGGCTGCAATGGCGCGCGGTGAAGCCGACAAGATTCTGAAGGTGAAGCAGGCAGAAGCGGAAGCCGAAAGCAAAGCTCTGCAGGGCCGTGGTATCGCCGCAGAACGCCAGGCCATCATCGACGGCCTGCGCGCCTCCATCGAACACTTCCGCGAAGCCGTTCCCGGGGCCACCGCGGAAGACGTCATGGCGCTCGTCCTGCTTACGCAATACTTTGACACGCTGAAAGACATTGGCATTCGCAGCGGAACCAACACGCTGTTCCTGCCCAACAATCCCGGCGCTGCAAACGACTTCCTGCAACAGATCCTCGCCGGCCTTCGAGCAGGAACACATCGCGGCAGCATGGGTGAATCCGCCACAAAGTAA
- a CDS encoding DUF3300 domain-containing protein has protein sequence MVRTCFKQFFAVVLSFLLVFPASELHALAQQQAPAPAADSTAQPAPLSAAELEQVVAPIALYPDALVAQVLGAATFPDQVTAAHDWLEQNKKLTGIALSQAVDKQQWDPSVKALTQFPSVLDNMVKNLSWTSSLGEAYHTQAAQVMTAIQSLRAKAKAAGNLKTGSQITVVQQSPDVIVIQPTNPQVVYVPQYNPTVVYGAPVQTPGYSTAAVVGTALLAFGVGIAVGAAINNNCCGWGYSYWNCNWHGGAVVYRSNVYYGNRAWRGGAYGSSVTAYGPYGAASAGRAYNPTTGTYARGAAVSTPYGTRTAGQAYNPYTGTAARGGTVAGPNGAAAAGQAYNARTGAYASTHQVANAYGNAGSSVVSRNGQTTYTQHETTANGTVAAAENSRGGAAVAGTGYRGNSASAVRTANGNSAVNVNGHVYTNTGNRGYGAQRGGGGAFGGGGSGWESRQASARGGASRGGFRGRR, from the coding sequence ATGGTCAGGACCTGTTTCAAGCAGTTTTTCGCGGTGGTTTTGAGTTTTCTGCTGGTCTTCCCCGCATCCGAATTACACGCGCTTGCACAGCAACAGGCTCCTGCGCCAGCGGCTGATTCTACTGCTCAGCCTGCTCCCCTTTCTGCTGCCGAATTGGAGCAGGTTGTTGCTCCGATTGCGCTTTATCCGGATGCTCTTGTGGCGCAGGTGTTGGGAGCAGCGACCTTTCCTGACCAGGTGACGGCTGCACATGACTGGCTGGAGCAGAACAAGAAGCTGACAGGAATTGCGCTGTCACAGGCCGTAGACAAGCAGCAATGGGATCCAAGCGTGAAGGCGTTGACGCAGTTTCCTTCTGTGCTGGACAACATGGTGAAGAACCTGAGCTGGACGTCGTCACTGGGTGAGGCGTATCACACGCAGGCGGCGCAGGTGATGACTGCGATTCAATCTCTGCGCGCAAAGGCTAAGGCCGCAGGCAATTTGAAGACTGGTTCGCAGATCACGGTAGTGCAGCAGTCGCCAGATGTGATTGTGATTCAGCCTACGAATCCGCAGGTGGTGTACGTTCCGCAGTACAACCCGACCGTGGTGTACGGCGCGCCGGTGCAGACGCCTGGCTATAGCACCGCCGCAGTTGTGGGAACAGCGCTGCTTGCTTTTGGTGTTGGCATTGCGGTGGGTGCGGCCATCAACAACAACTGCTGCGGTTGGGGTTACAGCTACTGGAACTGCAACTGGCACGGTGGTGCCGTTGTATATCGGAGCAATGTTTATTACGGAAACAGGGCGTGGCGCGGCGGGGCTTATGGTTCGAGCGTGACTGCGTATGGTCCTTACGGTGCCGCCTCTGCCGGACGTGCTTATAACCCAACCACCGGAACCTATGCGCGAGGCGCTGCGGTGTCCACGCCCTATGGAACGCGAACCGCTGGGCAGGCCTATAACCCCTATACCGGAACAGCTGCTCGGGGTGGGACTGTTGCTGGGCCGAATGGAGCAGCTGCAGCAGGCCAGGCATACAACGCTCGCACGGGTGCTTACGCTTCTACTCACCAAGTGGCGAATGCGTATGGAAACGCGGGTAGTTCTGTTGTCTCACGAAATGGCCAGACGACCTACACGCAACATGAGACCACTGCTAACGGCACAGTTGCTGCAGCCGAGAATTCTCGCGGTGGTGCTGCTGTTGCAGGAACGGGATATCGCGGAAACAGCGCGTCAGCCGTGCGGACTGCGAATGGCAACAGCGCCGTCAATGTGAACGGCCATGTCTACACCAATACAGGCAATCGAGGGTATGGTGCGCAACGCGGTGGTGGCGGTGCGTTTGGTGGTGGCGGCAGCGGTTGGGAATCGAGACAGGCGAGCGCGCGTGGCGGTGCGAGTCGTGGCGGCTTCAGAGGCCGCAGATAG
- a CDS encoding alpha/beta fold hydrolase yields the protein MGTIKVKDGTEIFYKDWGTGQPLFFHHGWPLSADDWDSQMMFFLHHGYRVIAHDRRGHGRSTQTANGHDMDTYAADVAELVEFLDLKDSIHIGHSTGGGEVTRFVAKHGKGRVAKAVLISAIPPLFMKTEKNPDGVPKEVVDGLRDGTAYHRAQFYQDITIPFYGFNRPGANVSEGIRQNWWRQEMMGAATAHYDCIKVLSETEFYDDLAAIDVPVLVMHGEDDQICPFPTTGARSWKLLKHGSLKSYPGLPHGMPATHADIINADLLKFIQS from the coding sequence ATGGGCACGATCAAGGTCAAAGACGGCACAGAGATCTTCTACAAAGACTGGGGCACCGGACAGCCTCTCTTCTTTCACCACGGCTGGCCACTCTCTGCCGACGACTGGGACAGCCAGATGATGTTCTTCCTGCATCATGGCTATCGCGTCATCGCGCACGACCGCCGAGGCCACGGTCGCTCCACACAAACCGCAAACGGCCATGACATGGATACCTACGCTGCCGACGTCGCAGAGCTCGTCGAATTTCTCGACCTCAAAGACTCCATCCACATCGGCCACTCCACCGGCGGAGGCGAAGTGACTCGGTTCGTCGCAAAACACGGAAAAGGACGCGTCGCAAAAGCAGTTCTCATCAGCGCCATCCCGCCTCTCTTTATGAAGACGGAAAAGAATCCCGACGGAGTTCCCAAAGAAGTGGTCGACGGCCTGCGCGACGGTACGGCGTATCACCGTGCGCAGTTCTATCAAGACATCACCATCCCGTTCTACGGCTTCAACCGCCCGGGAGCCAACGTCTCTGAAGGCATCCGCCAAAACTGGTGGCGACAGGAAATGATGGGCGCAGCCACCGCCCACTATGACTGCATCAAGGTTCTCTCAGAGACTGAGTTCTACGACGATCTAGCAGCTATCGATGTGCCAGTCCTGGTCATGCACGGCGAGGACGATCAGATCTGTCCCTTCCCAACCACCGGCGCACGTTCCTGGAAGCTCCTCAAGCATGGATCGCTCAAGTCATACCCCGGCTTGCCCCACGGCATGCCAGCCACTCACGCAGACATCATCAACGCCGACCTGCTCAAGTTCATCCAGTCCTGA
- a CDS encoding SGNH/GDSL hydrolase family protein, producing MKTAARLLALLLFVPLLCHAQSKLYTQLYVFGDSYSDSGAGYIDGNGPTAVVYLAQRLDIPFTYFGDPKTQTEHPIHEGLNFAVSGARTGEGKGSYGPHRELLGRGMSTQVDDFAALVKSGDVHFDAEQTMFFLLGGLNDRTLPAGQTRTNEEALIDTLYGLGARRFMVALLPVKIPQFATAGERANAELTSVPQDMKAKYPDIQIALSNWGSFYDQAITHPSQYGFTNTTDKCAGRALRNEDTTECATPQTYFFYHDGHPSTAAHKVVGDMLYDEAVSNKSSQ from the coding sequence ATGAAGACGGCCGCGCGACTGCTTGCTCTCCTGCTCTTTGTCCCTCTGCTTTGCCATGCGCAGAGCAAGCTATACACGCAGCTCTATGTCTTCGGCGACAGTTACTCCGACTCAGGCGCAGGCTACATCGATGGCAACGGGCCAACCGCCGTCGTCTACCTCGCGCAGCGCCTCGACATTCCCTTCACATATTTCGGCGACCCCAAAACACAAACCGAACACCCCATCCATGAAGGCCTCAACTTCGCTGTAAGCGGCGCACGCACAGGAGAAGGAAAAGGCAGCTACGGCCCACATCGAGAGTTGCTCGGACGAGGCATGTCGACTCAAGTCGATGACTTCGCCGCGCTAGTGAAATCAGGCGACGTGCACTTCGACGCAGAGCAGACCATGTTCTTCCTGCTCGGTGGCTTGAATGACCGCACGCTACCAGCGGGGCAAACACGCACCAACGAAGAAGCGCTCATCGACACGCTCTACGGTCTCGGAGCACGTCGTTTCATGGTCGCTTTGCTACCAGTGAAGATTCCGCAATTCGCCACCGCAGGCGAACGCGCAAACGCCGAACTCACTTCAGTACCTCAGGACATGAAAGCGAAGTACCCCGACATCCAGATCGCCCTTAGCAACTGGGGCTCCTTTTACGATCAGGCCATCACACATCCATCGCAATACGGCTTCACCAACACAACAGACAAGTGCGCTGGACGCGCTCTACGCAACGAAGACACAACCGAATGCGCCACACCGCAAACCTACTTCTTCTATCACGACGGTCATCCGTCAACCGCTGCACATAAAGTCGTAGGCGACATGTTGTATGACGAAGCAGTATCGAACAAATCATCGCAATGA
- a CDS encoding DUF2950 domain-containing protein: MSMQNRKLALSTGILAFTLFLPLAACNRSSGNKPAESSTKTFASPEDAGSALVAAVNSGDEDTIQSIFGPETKQVIYSGDAVEDKNAATKFIARYAEMHRWRKLEDGSESLIIGADNYPFPIPLRKSGDGKWFFDTAAGKEEVLSRRVGQNELDVIDIVGGIADAQAEYFAEPHDGQPAKQYATKFLSDPGKQNGLYWKASEGQPQSPLGPLAAFATAEGYKANPAGHTTFHGYLFKMLDSQTDKAPGGAKSYLADGKMTNGFAFVAYPAEYGNSGVMTFMMNQDGVLLEKDLGTNTVQTVTAMNSFDPDSNWKIIQ, from the coding sequence ATGTCGATGCAAAACCGCAAACTTGCGCTTTCGACCGGGATACTGGCATTCACACTGTTTCTTCCGCTGGCGGCCTGCAATCGCTCCAGTGGCAACAAGCCAGCAGAGTCTTCCACGAAGACATTCGCTTCTCCAGAAGACGCGGGAAGTGCGCTGGTGGCCGCTGTTAATTCTGGAGATGAAGACACCATCCAGAGCATCTTTGGCCCGGAGACGAAACAGGTTATCTACTCTGGCGATGCTGTTGAGGACAAGAATGCTGCGACGAAGTTTATTGCTCGCTATGCGGAGATGCATCGTTGGCGCAAGTTGGAGGATGGCAGCGAGTCGCTCATCATTGGCGCCGATAACTATCCGTTTCCCATCCCGCTACGGAAAAGCGGTGATGGAAAGTGGTTCTTTGATACAGCTGCTGGAAAAGAAGAAGTACTGTCGCGCCGTGTTGGGCAGAACGAGTTGGACGTCATCGATATCGTCGGAGGTATTGCCGACGCGCAGGCGGAGTACTTTGCAGAACCGCATGATGGTCAGCCCGCAAAACAATATGCGACGAAGTTTCTAAGCGATCCTGGCAAGCAGAACGGACTTTATTGGAAGGCCAGCGAGGGGCAACCGCAGAGTCCGCTTGGACCGCTGGCTGCCTTTGCTACCGCCGAGGGCTACAAGGCAAACCCGGCTGGGCACACTACGTTTCACGGCTATCTGTTCAAGATGCTCGACAGCCAAACAGACAAAGCTCCGGGTGGTGCGAAGAGCTACCTCGCCGATGGAAAGATGACCAATGGTTTTGCCTTTGTTGCTTATCCGGCGGAGTACGGAAACTCCGGCGTGATGACCTTCATGATGAACCAGGACGGCGTGCTGTTGGAAAAGGATCTGGGAACGAACACAGTCCAGACTGTTACTGCAATGAATTCGTTCGACCCTGATTCGAACTGGAAGATCATTCAGTAG
- a CDS encoding DUF2461 domain-containing protein: MPTHFSPAAIRFLKGLKRNNDRNWFNDRKSVFEQEVKAPWLALIEEINHAMVDFAPECVKPAPKAMFRIYRDTRFSSDKKPYKTHVGAWWSPSSLSKTSGAGFYAHIGADDVVVAVGAFMPQPDQMLAIRRHLQQNHEEMRALMGDKKLRKLLPDLETMPLTRVPKGFAADDPAAEYLRDRKWGVSVTLPAEVVTTAKLHDEIVKRFRAAAPLVALLNAPLLVKTPRRTFF, from the coding sequence ATGCCGACACACTTTTCTCCTGCCGCGATTCGTTTTCTGAAAGGCCTGAAGCGCAACAATGATCGCAACTGGTTCAACGATCGCAAGAGTGTCTTTGAACAGGAAGTGAAGGCTCCGTGGCTTGCGTTGATTGAGGAGATCAACCACGCGATGGTGGACTTCGCTCCGGAGTGTGTGAAGCCTGCGCCGAAGGCGATGTTCCGCATCTATCGCGATACGCGTTTCAGCAGTGACAAGAAGCCGTACAAAACGCATGTGGGTGCATGGTGGTCCCCATCGTCGTTGTCGAAGACGAGCGGCGCGGGGTTCTATGCGCACATTGGTGCGGATGATGTTGTAGTCGCCGTGGGTGCGTTCATGCCGCAGCCAGACCAGATGCTGGCCATTCGCAGGCACCTGCAGCAGAACCATGAAGAGATGCGCGCATTGATGGGTGACAAGAAGCTGCGCAAGCTGTTGCCGGACCTGGAGACGATGCCGCTGACGCGTGTGCCGAAGGGCTTTGCTGCGGACGATCCGGCGGCAGAATATTTGCGGGACCGGAAGTGGGGAGTGTCTGTGACGTTGCCCGCGGAGGTGGTCACGACCGCGAAGCTGCACGATGAGATTGTGAAGCGATTCCGCGCTGCGGCGCCGCTGGTTGCGCTGCTGAATGCACCGCTGTTGGTGAAGACGCCACGGCGAACGTTCTTCTAG
- a CDS encoding TIGR03435 family protein produces the protein MRIPFQLRSTVVLLALLNTAGAQQSPKAAITFETAAIHPSHVAPGCSSIPPPGSGHFDATCLTLRNLVEIAFKPEYPDSIEGPPHALDSQYDIRASLPDGVTWNYDSLRPLMQQLLIERFHLAYHFGSKLVSGYEITTDKSGTKLTSISPDSVKWGMKAGELSQNFFAPGHIQSRGIDTDGIAGMLSLAARTPVVNHTGLTGLYNMDLRYAPDESTSSDLPSLPMAIKEQLGLNLKPAKVPVQTIVIDHVDEVPVAN, from the coding sequence ATGCGAATCCCCTTTCAGCTTCGCTCCACCGTCGTGCTTCTTGCACTTCTGAATACAGCAGGCGCGCAGCAGAGCCCTAAAGCTGCAATCACATTCGAGACAGCAGCGATTCATCCCTCTCACGTAGCACCAGGATGCTCCAGCATCCCGCCACCAGGCAGCGGCCACTTTGACGCCACCTGCCTCACGTTACGGAACCTTGTGGAGATCGCTTTTAAGCCGGAATACCCTGACTCCATCGAAGGGCCACCGCACGCGCTCGATTCTCAGTACGACATTCGCGCAAGCCTTCCTGACGGCGTCACGTGGAACTATGACTCCCTGCGTCCCCTAATGCAGCAACTTCTCATCGAACGCTTCCACCTGGCCTATCACTTCGGAAGCAAGTTAGTCTCCGGCTACGAGATCACCACGGACAAGAGCGGCACCAAACTCACTTCTATCAGTCCCGATTCCGTGAAGTGGGGTATGAAGGCTGGAGAGCTCTCACAGAACTTCTTCGCTCCAGGTCACATTCAGAGTCGCGGAATCGATACAGACGGAATTGCAGGCATGCTGTCTCTCGCAGCTCGCACGCCTGTTGTGAATCACACTGGCCTCACCGGTCTTTACAACATGGATTTGCGTTACGCGCCCGATGAAAGCACGTCGTCCGATCTGCCGTCCTTGCCTATGGCAATTAAGGAACAACTGGGCCTTAATCTGAAGCCGGCAAAAGTTCCGGTGCAGACAATCGTCATCGACCATGTCGATGAAGTCCCCGTAGCGAATTAA
- the dnaN gene encoding DNA polymerase III subunit beta, protein METSGAAPTGNLDITVTRAELLRELTAAQSVVERKTTIPILSNFLFEADGERLTITATDLDQSLRTSCPARVKKSGACTVPARKLYDYIRLLPEGDISIKLMDNHWVQIRAGRSNTKMVGMARANFPQVPEFPTTGAVKIAAPSLKSLISKTIFAISSEESRYTLNGALLVLKAESMAMVATDGHRLAHVERFGETLEGISGEKKTLIPRKALGELSSLLANTPTSEDNDFIEFADDETTLFFRIGGRVLTSRKLTGQFPNYEAVLPRDNNKFVIVRSEDLMGALQRVSQFADERSGAIKIRLEQNELRISSSSTDAGESEDSIETPYNYDPLVVGFNSAYLIDFLKAIGNTGEVRLEFKDAQSAGQMRPEDANEDQKYRYILMPMRI, encoded by the coding sequence ATGGAAACCAGCGGCGCCGCTCCCACCGGCAATCTCGATATCACGGTCACCCGTGCGGAACTGCTGCGTGAACTGACTGCCGCACAGTCCGTCGTGGAACGGAAGACGACGATCCCCATCCTGTCGAACTTCCTCTTTGAAGCCGATGGTGAACGGCTGACCATCACGGCTACCGACCTGGACCAGAGCCTGCGCACCTCTTGCCCTGCACGCGTGAAGAAGTCCGGCGCATGCACCGTCCCGGCGCGCAAGCTGTACGACTACATCCGCCTGTTGCCCGAAGGCGACATCTCCATCAAGCTGATGGACAACCACTGGGTGCAGATCCGCGCTGGCCGCTCCAACACCAAGATGGTGGGCATGGCGCGCGCGAACTTCCCCCAGGTGCCGGAATTCCCAACCACAGGCGCGGTTAAGATCGCAGCACCGTCGCTGAAGAGCCTCATTTCCAAGACCATCTTCGCCATCTCCAGTGAAGAATCGCGTTACACGCTGAACGGCGCGCTGCTCGTCCTCAAGGCTGAGTCCATGGCCATGGTCGCAACAGACGGTCATCGCTTGGCTCACGTTGAGCGCTTCGGCGAAACGCTTGAAGGCATCTCGGGTGAAAAGAAGACACTCATTCCGCGCAAGGCGCTCGGTGAACTCTCTTCCCTATTGGCCAACACGCCCACCAGTGAAGACAACGACTTCATCGAGTTTGCTGACGATGAAACCACGCTGTTCTTCCGCATCGGCGGTCGCGTGCTCACCAGCCGCAAACTCACCGGCCAGTTCCCCAACTACGAAGCCGTTCTGCCGCGCGACAACAACAAGTTCGTCATCGTCCGCAGCGAAGACCTCATGGGTGCTCTGCAGCGCGTGTCGCAGTTTGCTGACGAGCGTAGCGGCGCCATCAAGATTCGCCTGGAGCAGAACGAACTCCGCATCTCGTCTTCGTCCACGGACGCGGGTGAATCGGAAGACTCCATTGAAACGCCGTACAACTACGATCCGCTCGTAGTCGGTTTCAACTCGGCCTATCTCATTGACTTCTTGAAGGCCATTGGCAACACCGGCGAAGTCCGTCTCGAATTTAAGGACGCACAATCCGCAGGCCAGATGCGCCCTGAAGACGCAAACGAAGATCAGAAGTATCGCTACATCCTCATGCCCATGCGCATTTGA
- a CDS encoding cation:proton antiporter encodes MHIPAQTLTYLFMIFGLLVVPRALQRFRVPAPLTCFALGILAAIFLKQLVGDPVGTVVATFGIAALFLLAGLEVDLVEIRHQLPQLSGYLATRAIFLAAFAWVGIRYFHMSWQASTLLALGLLTPSTGFILDTLPNSGLDISEQGEVSIDAIAGEIMALLLLFFVSQSGSMVILGSSALILLLLIVITPFLFLFFGKYVVPYAPGSEFSLLLMVGIVCAVITQNIGIHYLIGAFIAGLIASLLKTRMATLASNENLHAVRLFSSFFIPFYFFHEGMDVPAGALVLKSLLYGVLLSVIVIPIRICKNWLQTRYLSRRTAQAAFRVAIALEPTLIFTIVIAGVLHEAFHIPDALYGGLLIYAAVTTILPSLVLPSLSIPSEPEVYGVEATE; translated from the coding sequence ATGCACATACCAGCGCAAACGCTGACGTATCTGTTCATGATCTTCGGCCTGCTGGTTGTGCCCCGCGCACTCCAGCGCTTCCGAGTACCCGCGCCTCTCACCTGCTTCGCACTCGGCATCCTCGCAGCCATCTTTCTCAAGCAGCTCGTAGGCGATCCTGTTGGAACCGTCGTCGCCACCTTCGGAATCGCGGCGCTCTTTCTACTCGCCGGTCTCGAAGTCGACCTCGTAGAGATCCGTCACCAACTCCCGCAACTCAGCGGATACCTCGCCACGCGCGCCATATTCCTCGCCGCATTCGCATGGGTGGGCATTCGCTATTTCCATATGTCATGGCAGGCATCCACACTGCTCGCACTCGGCCTGTTGACTCCGTCCACCGGCTTCATCCTCGACACACTACCCAACTCCGGCCTCGACATCAGCGAACAGGGCGAAGTCAGCATCGACGCCATCGCCGGCGAAATCATGGCGCTGCTGTTGCTCTTCTTCGTCTCTCAGTCGGGCTCGATGGTTATTCTCGGATCGTCCGCGCTCATCCTTCTTCTGCTCATCGTCATCACGCCGTTTCTATTTCTTTTCTTCGGCAAATACGTCGTTCCTTACGCACCAGGCTCTGAGTTTTCACTCCTCCTCATGGTCGGCATCGTGTGCGCCGTCATCACGCAGAACATCGGTATCCATTACCTCATCGGCGCATTCATCGCAGGACTTATTGCAAGTCTGCTGAAAACGCGAATGGCAACTCTCGCCTCAAACGAGAACCTTCACGCCGTCCGCCTGTTCTCATCCTTCTTCATCCCCTTCTACTTCTTTCATGAAGGCATGGACGTTCCCGCAGGCGCACTCGTTCTCAAATCACTTCTCTATGGGGTGTTGCTCTCCGTTATCGTGATCCCTATCCGCATCTGCAAGAACTGGCTGCAGACACGCTATCTCTCGCGCCGCACAGCGCAGGCAGCGTTCCGCGTTGCTATCGCTCTTGAACCAACATTGATCTTCACGATCGTCATCGCGGGCGTCCTCCACGAAGCATTCCATATTCCCGATGCTCTCTACGGAGGCCTGCTCATCTACGCTGCAGTCACAACCATCCTGCCATCGCTGGTACTCCCCAGCCTGTCGATTCCGTCAGAGCCAGAGGTCTATGGCGTGGAAGCTACTGAATGA
- a CDS encoding gamma-glutamylcyclotransferase family protein, with the protein MAQEPNVSLFSYGTLQLLSVQTALFKRPLQGTPDAMPGYRQTMIELTDPDVIAKSGTASHPMVIRTGDPADKVEGTVFLITEDELAAADKYEVSDYKRIQVRLQSGTDAWVYVEAGSHKAIRSHTKK; encoded by the coding sequence ATGGCTCAGGAACCAAACGTATCTCTTTTCTCGTATGGAACATTGCAGTTGCTCTCGGTGCAGACAGCCCTGTTCAAAAGGCCACTCCAAGGCACTCCTGATGCAATGCCGGGATATCGGCAGACAATGATTGAGCTCACGGATCCTGACGTCATTGCCAAAAGCGGAACCGCATCACACCCCATGGTCATTCGCACCGGCGATCCCGCTGACAAGGTCGAAGGAACAGTATTCCTCATCACAGAAGATGAATTGGCCGCAGCAGACAAGTATGAGGTCTCTGATTACAAACGCATCCAAGTTCGTTTGCAATCGGGAACAGACGCGTGGGTATACGTAGAAGCCGGATCCCACAAGGCGATTCGTAGCCACACGAAAAAGTAG